Proteins co-encoded in one Fusarium fujikuroi IMI 58289 draft genome, chromosome FFUJ_chr06 genomic window:
- a CDS encoding probable ROD1-O-dinitrobenzene,calcium and zinc resistance protein, translating into MPSFKPFASVTGRNSYSLFDIRLDSDFIVFRGSDHESSGQVLKGTLVLCLQTSLKIEDVRLRLVGTLRHTWADPRGSAPGVSGQKVDKTQTILEHRWAPFVGTHGKSMTLPAGNYEWPFEYMLPGNMAESVEGIPEASITYRLRATVGRGKLAYDLHANKHLRIIRTLEPGALEFLHAMSVENIWPNKVDYSIIIPQKAVVFGGLVTMEMRFTPLLKGLELGDITARLMEVRECYVQGSGSGYGTKEHRTEREVSMWKFQVSREEHWQDMIEDTGQEGWAVTKKLNLPKRLRQCVQDLNHHGIKVRHKIKLTVALCNPDGHISELRATLPVSIFISPNMPLDEEGNLVDQSPTTPNNERELSTIAPPGYGEHVLDQLYEDVDVSGFQTPGFQSGVSSPFYAQSRAGSNENLAALAHSLPVAPAALSSRLADVSLDPSRRTTSSTSLGSLGTPGFMSPTSAPQGPAPRSEPATAALTRSNSSEDSSRNSAEHIDLDVSDLTELNKVPSYQTAVKTPARSRAGTGDLLLPDYQTALSAPRTPPATDYPADPLGTISEDQDGEDHTLHISRPSSWIGNGRAYTDDASTYRRMHPSQNRNQVV; encoded by the exons ATGCCGTCCTTTAAGCCCTTCGCTTCAGTGACGGGGCGTAACTCATATAGTCTTTTCGATATTCG CCTAGACAGCGATTTTATTGTCTTCCGTGGAAGTGACCACGAATCATCTGGTCAAGTTCTCAAGGGCACATTAGTCTTGTGTCTACAAACATCCCTGAAAATCGAAGATGTTAGACTGCGACTCGTAGGAACTCTGCGCCATAC CTGGGCTGATCCCAGAGGAAGCGCTCCCGGTGTTTCGGGCCAAAAGGTTGACAAGACGCAAACGATACTCGAGCACCGATGGGCGCCTTTTGTCGGCACGCACGGCAAGAGCATGACGCTCCCCGCCGGGAACTACGAATGGCCGTTCGAATACATGCTTCCCGGCAACATGGCTGAGAGTGTCGAGGGCATTCCCGAAGCATCTATCACATACAGACTCAGGGCAACCGTCGGACGCGGAAAACTTGCATACGATCTGCACGCCAACAAACACCTTCGAATCATCCGAACATTAGAGCCCGGCGCCCTGGAATTCCTCCATGCCATGAGTGTCGAGAACATCTGGCCCAACAAGGTTGACTACTCAATCATCATCCCCCAAAAGGCCGTGGTGTTTGGCGGCTTAGTCACAATGGAGATGCGATTCACACCCTTACTCAAAGGGCTCGAGCTGGGCGATATCACAGCACGGTTGATGGAAGTCCGCGAGTGCTATGTCCAAGGATCTGGCTCAGGTTATGGTACTAAGGAGCACCGAACAGAGCGTGAGGTCTCGATGTGGAAGTTCCAGGTTTCGAGAGAAGAGCACTGGCAAGATATGATTGAGGATActggccaagaaggctgggCGGTCACCAAAAAGCTTAACCTACCCAAGAGACTTCGCCAGTGCGTTCAAGATCTGAACCATCACGGTATTAAGGTCCGTCACAAAATTAAGCTGACCGTTGCGCTTTGCAATCCCGATGGTCATATTTCTGAG CTTCGAGCAACACTTCCTGTATCAATTTTTATCTCACCCAACATGCCTCTCGATGAGGAGGGTAATCTCGTTGATCAGTCACCAACCACACCCAACAACGAGCGAGAACTTTCGACGATTGCTCCTCCCGGATATGGAGAgcatgttcttgatcagtTGTATGAGGACGTTGACGTTAGCGGTTTCCAGACGCCCGGCTTTCAGTCAGGCGTCAGCAGTCCCTTCTATGCACAGTCACGAGCAGGCTCGAATGAAAACCTCGCAGCGCTTGCCCACAGCCTACCTGTCGCACCTGCGGCACTGTCATCTCGATTGGCCGATGTATCGCTAGACCCTTCTCGAAGAACGACATCTTCCACGTCTTTGGGCTCGCTAGGCACGCCTGGTTTTATGTCCCCCACGTCTGCACCCCAAGGCCCAGCTCCGAGATCGGAACCTGCGACCGCAGCACTCACCAGAAGCAACAGTTCCGAAGACTCATCACGCAACTCTGCTGAACACATCGATCTCGATGTCTCCGATTTGACTGAACTCAACAAGGTCCCTAGCTATCAGACAGCTGTCAAAACCCCAGCTCGTTCGCGTGCTGGTACTGGGGACCTGCTTCTGCCAGATTATCAGACGGCACTCAGCGCTCCCAGGACACCCCCTGCTACGGATTACCCAGCAGATCCTCTGGGCACGATATCCGAGGACCAGGACGGTGAGGATCATACTCTGCATATATCGCGCCCTTCCAGTTGGATTGGTAATGGCCGCGCTTACACGGATGATGCTTCAACCTACCGAAGGATGCATCCCTCGCAGAACCGTAATCAAGTTGTCTAG
- a CDS encoding related to formamidopyrimidine-DNA glycosylase, protein MPEIAEVARIVHFLRLHVVGKHIVSASAIDDKNVFGKVGTSGEEVETALKGKKIVSAGSQGKYFWITLDKPPHLVMHFGMTGWMHIKDEQTAYTNYYKKMKEGEHDQWPPKFWKFQFKTEGSEVAFTDARRFGRVRLVDCPGDQIRKHSPLVENGPDPVVDLDRFTEDYLRSKMRARHVPIKALLLDQAMISGIGNWVADETLYQAKLHPEQYCNEFNDAQIATLYEMIRYVCQTAVDKLGDSDEFPEHWLFNYRWGKGAKGAATKLPNGEKLAFITVGGRTSCYAPGVQKKTGNTAPGIKEEPLEEKAEIKTPKKSRKKSPEAAEENVQPPKKKRTKATKKETNGDAVKTEEAAEGTLPDLGRRRSTRLMK, encoded by the exons ATGCCTGAGATCGCAGAAG TTGCCCGTATCGTCCATTTCCTACGCCTTCATGTAGTAGGGAAACACATCGTATCCGCTTCTGCAATAGATGACAAGAATGTGTTTGGCAAAGTTGGTACAAGTGGTGAGGAAGTAGAAACTGCTTTGAAGGGGAAGAAG ATTGTTTCTGCAGGAAGCCAGGGGAAATACTTCTG GATAACCCTCGACAAACCTCCGCATCTAGTAATGCACTTTGGAATGACAG GTTGGATGCACATCAAGGATGAACAGACAGCATATACCAACTACTataagaagatgaaggagggCGAGCATGATCAATGGCCGCCCAAGTTCTGGAAGTTCCAGTTCAAGACCGAGGGTTCAGAAGTAGCCTTCACGGACGCGCGTAGGTTTGGTCGGGTGCGACTTGTCGACTGTCCCGGGGACCAGATAAGGAAGCATTCGCCTCTGGTAGAGAACGGACCGGATCCAGTTGTCGACCTTGATCGTTTCACCGAGGATTACTTGCGCTCCAAGATGCGAGCCCGCCATGTCCCTATCAAGGCCCTCTTGTTAGACCAAGCGATGATCAGCGGAATTGGTAATTGGGTGGCCGACGAAACACTGTACCAAGCTAAACTTCACCCTGAGCAATATTGCAACGAATTCAACGATGCTCAAATCGCCACCCTCTATGAAATGATCCGCTATGTGTGTCAAACAGCCGTCGATAAACTGGGAGACTCAGACGAATTCCCCGAACACTGGCTCTTCAACTACAGATGGGGCAAGGGCGCAAAGGGTGCAGCGACCAAGCTACCAAATGGCGAAAAGCTGGCTTTCATTACAGTTGGCGGACGGACAAGTTGTTATGCGCCCGGTGTACAGAAGAAGACAGGAAATACAGCTCCCGGCATCAAAGAGGAGCCTCTCGAAGAAAAGGCCGAAATTAAAACTCCCAAGAAGTCAAGGAAGAAGTCACCAGAGGCAGCCGAAGAAAACGTTCAGcctccaaagaagaagcgcacAAAGGCTACCAAGAAGGAGACGAATGGAGACGCTGTAAAGACAGAAGAGGCTGCCGAGGGAACCCTGCCAGATcttggacgacgaagatCCACCCGCCTCATGAAGTAG
- a CDS encoding related to transcription factor Ask10p, with protein sequence MASPTTTDLPSRATTGFSTVSEDAIPEVDPSSTAGLLAERLQAWKHAVGYIEEYMKAMEKIHGHHAKEYERALKAINNPLKEGHHFDQSLGGVAGFFENMRSNTQSLINTNIETEKSIKGSVLPVLERLHKEIKHKAKELAHGAEKGAKEVDKARNTTQKQIELLGQHAASFDSAGGHLNSHDDPYVVYRGVLHRLNSQVIAENNHRNDLIAVQNNFQSFEAHIIEVVQQAMEAFTQLAGGQADKTRALYNDQLSVIQRVTPDFEWNAFKARSADRLVDPNEPARSVDAIQFPNMDHVATKALIEGSLERKSRNKLSWGYSTGYYVVTPSKFLHEFKDSDNNRQDPKPELSIYLPDAVIGTVQGEKFSVKGKDKSKTMSSKLTGSTELNFKAHTAADAQKWFQVLAECGKSTAPLSTGSSPAGSTPTSPNPQVTADPIDAKVQSPVTPVTPATEHGAQEAGIVGGEAPAAAAAPAPVAAPAAAEKKETAI encoded by the exons ATGGCTTCACCTACAACAACCGATCTGCCCTCGAGGGCTACTACTGGCTTTAGCACCGTCAGCGAAGATGCCATTCCCGAAGTTGATCCCTCAAGC ACTGCCGGTTTGCTCGCTGAGCGACTCCAGGCATGGAAACATGCCGTTGGCTACATAGAGGAGTATATGAAGGCCATGGAGAAGATCCACGGCCACCACGCCAAAGAATATGAGCGGGCGCTCAAG gccatcaacaacccccTCAAAGAGGGCCACCACTTCGACCAGAGCCTGGGTGGCGTTGCAGGATTCTTCGAGAACATGCGCTCCAACACGCAGTcactcatcaacaccaacatcgaaACCGAAAAGAGCATCAAGGGCTCTGTCCTCCCCGTCCTCGAACGCTTGCATAAGGAGATCAagcacaaggccaaggagctcgCCCACGGCGCTGAGAAGGGCGCAAAGGAGGTTGACAAGGCTCGCAACACCACCCAGAAGCAGATAGAGCTGCTTGGGCAACATGCGGCTTCTTTCGACTCTGCTGGTGGCCATCTCAACAGCCACGACGACCCTTATGTCGTCTACCGCGGTGTCCTGCACCGTCTGAACAGTCAGGTCATTGCCGAGAACAACCACCGAAATGACCTGATTGCCGTCCAGAACAACTTCCAGAGCTTCGAGGCCCACATCATTGAGGTTGTCCAGCAGGCCATGGAGGCCTTCACACAGCTTGCGGGTGGCCAAGCTGACAAGACACGCGCTCTGTATAACGACCAGCTCTCGGTCATCCAACGTGTCACCCCTGACTTTGAGTGGAATGCCTTCAAGGCCCGCAGCGCCGACCGCCTCGTCGACCCCAACGAGCCCGCTCGCTCTGTTGACGCGATCCAGTTCCCCAACATGGATCACGTTGCGACCAAGGCTCTGATCGAGGGTTCCCTGGAGCGCAAGTCGCGCAACAAGCTATCTTGGGGCTACTCGACAGGTTACTACGTGGTCACGCCCTCCAAGTTCCTCCATGAGTTCAAGGATTCGGATAACAACCGCCAGGACCCTAAGCCGGAGCTTTCCATCTACCTCCCTGACGCCGTCATTGGCACTGTCCAGGGCGAGAAGTTCAgcgtcaagggcaaggacaaGTCCAAGACCATGAGCAGCAAGCTCACCGGATCAACCGAGCTCAACTTCAAGGCGCACACAGCTGCCGATGCTCAGAAATGGTTCCAGGTTCTCGCAGAATGTGGAAAGAGTACAGCTCCTTTGAGCACCGGCTCCAGCCCTGCTGGATCTACGCCCACATCGCCCAACCCTCAGGTCACGGCTGACCCCATTGACGCAAAGGTCCAGTCTCCCGTTACTCCTGTGACTCCTGCTACTGAGCACGGCGCTCAAGAGGCTGGTATTGTTGGCGGCGAGGCTcctgctgccgctgctgcaCCGGCTCCTGTAGCCGCTCCAGCGGCAGCTGAAAAGAAGGAGACGGCAATCTAG
- a CDS encoding probable WD40 repeat protein CreC gives MGPYGAGGIHPVPMIETNNTLSNPTGPEWQFLVGEGTYTLKEDLHLATPPPHPSEATVPNPNPLSTLPQPASAGTSVSLIALESRPAPNFLYRGLSSTTLALSGAPSSIQEHPNEGRYSAEGGKTSEEGRTGSTSDAQATSITIGSAPAFGEGNALLTQVPTKDVNKKRKPKNNMTKSNSSFISRVIVNESLSKKLTERSNDGLFAFANINRAFQWLDMSSSSKQDYLTKILFTKAHCLCHDVNVHTKSVSHLDVIMGFSTGEVIWWEPISQRYTRLNKNGAINGTPVAAIRWIPGSENLFLAAHMDGSLVVYDKEKEDAQFNPEEEAINGNVNGTSGESLDASNGGAHHNSIRINKSVHSKNQKVNPVAAWKLSNHRINAFSFSPDNRHLAVVSEDGTLRIIDYLKEELLDVFYSYYGGLTCVCWSPDGQYVLTGGQDDLISIWSLSDSALVARCQGHQSWVSAVAFDPWRCDERNYRFGSVGEDGRLCLWDFSVGMLHRPKAQSVRHRGSVSSRYTALQRAETATTSNSRLRSNSNLDTEDEEMAIAHPVEPRARIPMLPPVLLQVVSVLAGFHRERYHDELQVRTYENMAATWIGVYGTDQGSRSPGSNIMIDGYPYMLSDRSPDGLRNKGAGE, from the exons ATGGGGCCTTATGGCGCCGGTGGTATACATCCTGTTCCCATGATAGAGACAAACAATACGTTGTCTAATCCGACGGGTCCCGAATGGCAATTCTTGGTTGGAGAAG GCACGTATACACTTAAAGAAGACTTACATCTTGCGACACCTCCGCCCCATCCTTCCGAAGCCACCGTCCCGAACCCGAACCCGCTATCGACTCTTCCGCAGCCTGCCAGCGCCGGTACCTCAGTCTCTCTCATCGCGCTTGAGAGTCGTCCGGCTCCAAACTTTCTGTATAGAGGACTCTCTTCGACCACTCTCGCCCTGAGTGGCGCACCATCTAGTATTCAGGAGCATCCCAACGAGGGCCGCTACTCCGCTGAAGGTGGCAAGACGAGTGAGGAGGGCCGTACTGGTTCGACGAGTGATGCTCAGGCTACCTCCATTACCATTGGTTCTGCACCTGCTTTTGGCGAAGGCAATGCTTTGCTTACCCAGGTGCCGACCAAGGATGtgaacaagaagagaaagcccaagaacaacatgaCAAAGAGCAACTCGTCTTTCATCTCTCGCGTTATTGTTAACGAAAGCCTGTCTAAGAAACTTACGGAGCGATCCAATGATGGcctctttgcttttgcaAATATCAACCGCGCCTTTCAGTGGCTTGAtatgtcgtcgtcgtcaaag CAAGACTATTTGACCAAGATTCTTTTCACGAAAGCGCATTGCCTATGCCACGATGTTAATGTCCATACCAAGAGTGTCTCGCATCTGGATGTTATAATGGGCTTCTCAACTGGAGAGGTTATCTGGTGGGAGCCGATCTCACAGCGATACACACGACTGAACAAAAAT GGTGCAATTAATGGAACACCAGTTGCGGCAATTCGATGGATTCCAGGATCAGAAAACCTATTTCTAGCTGCCCATATGGATGGGTCGCTGGTCGTATATGACAAGGAAAAAGAGGATGCTCAGTTCAACCCCGAAGAGGAAGCGATTAATGGAAACGTGAATGGGACGAGTGGTGAGTCGTTAGATGCCAGCAATGGCGGAGCTCATCACAATTCTATTCGAATCAACAAGTCAGTGCACTCCAAAAATCAAAAGGTCAATCCAGTTGCCGCCTGGAAATTATCCAACCATCGAATCAacgccttctccttctcgccTGATAACCGACACTTGGCTGTCGTGTCAGAGGACGGCACGCTAAGAATTATTGACTATTTGAAGGAAGA GCTACTCGATGTGTTCTATTCCTATTATGGAGGACTAACATGCGTTTGTTGGTCCCCAGATGGCCAATACGTATTGACTGGCGGACAAGACGACCTGATATCAATATGGTCACTGTCGGACTCAGCTCTGGTAGCTAGATGCCAGGGACACCAGTCTTGGGTATCAGCCGTTGCCTTTGACCCTTGGAGATGCGATGAGCGAAACTATCGTTTCGGTAGCGTGGGAGAAGACGGGCGTCTTTGTCTGTGGGACTTCAGTGTCGGCATGCTTCACCGACCCAAAGCG CAATCTGTACGACACCGTGGATCTGTCTCATCGCGCTATACGGCTTTGCAGCGGGCTGAGACAGCCACCACGTCCAACTCAAGGTTGCGATCGAACTCGAACCTAGAtaccgaagacgaggaaaTGGCTATCGCACACCCTGTGGAGCCGCGGGCCAGAATTCCTATGCTCCCTCCGGTACTT CTTCAGGTTGTAAG TGTGTTGGCTGGATTTCACAGAGAACGCTATCATGACGAGCTGCAAGTCAG GACATATGAGAACATGGCTGCGACCTGGATCGGAGTTTACGGCACAGACCAAGGGAGCAGAAGCCCCGGCAGCAACATCATGATAGACGGATATCCGTACATGCTGAGCGATAGAAGCCCTGATGGGCTTCGTAACAAGGGCGCTGGCGAATAG